One window of Chionomys nivalis chromosome 10, mChiNiv1.1, whole genome shotgun sequence genomic DNA carries:
- the Sostdc1 gene encoding sclerostin domain-containing protein 1: protein MLPPAIHLYLIPLLCILMKNCLAFKNDATEILYSQVVKPVPAHPSSNSTLNQARNGGRHFSGTGLDRNSRVQVGCRELRSTKYISDGQCTSISPLKELVCAGECLPLPVLPNWIGGGYGTKYWSRRSSQEWRCVNDKTRTQRIQLQCQDGSTRTYKITVVTACKCKRYTRQHNESSHNFESVSPAKPAQQHHRERKRASKSSKHSLS from the exons ATGCTTCCTCCTGCCATTCACCTCTATCTCATCCCCCTGCTGTGCATCCTGAtgaaaaactgcttggcttttaaaaatgatgcCACAGAAATCCTGTACTCACAGGTGGTTAAACCTGTCCCTGCACACCCCAGCAGCAACAGCACGTTGAATCAAGCCAGAAATGGAGGCAGGCATTTCAGTGGCACTGGACTGGATCGCAACA GTCGAGTTCAAGTGGGCTGCCGGGAGCTGCGATCCACCAAATACATTTCCGATGGCCAGTGCACCAGCATCAGCCCTCTGAAGGAGCTAGTGTGCGCGGGCGAGTGCCTGCCCCTGCCGGTGCTTCCCAACTGGATCGGAGGAGGCTACGGAACAAAGTACTGGAGCCGACGGAGCTCCCAGGAGTGGCGGTGTGTCAACGACAAGACGCGCACCCAGAGAATCCAGCTGCAGTGCCAGGATGGCAGCACACGCACCTACAAGATCACGGTGGTCACAGCCTGCAAGTGCAAGCGGTACACCCGCCAGCACAACGAGTCCAGCCACAACTTCGAGAGCGTGTCGCCCGCCAAACCCGCCCAGCAGCACCACAGAGAGCGGAAGAGAGCCAGCAAATCCAGCAAGCACAGTCTGAGCTAG